In Bombus fervidus isolate BK054 chromosome 11, iyBomFerv1, whole genome shotgun sequence, a single genomic region encodes these proteins:
- the Mrps5 gene encoding mitochondrial ribosomal protein S5 has protein sequence MAKWIYHASKAITNYVRSTSVARDATTIGLLTPQVLLLQHARNTTFYMRRPATQLWKSVTSVSNAGKRRGRGKGTIKPRDLNRGQKLGCGKIPFIFPGLNAPVTHGEFAIQQRRLTAEEQNNLDTAPVTTVFKSKRAKVHPLNRGWSGGQPGGKKIGPPDPVDGDVFHGFESWILLAKNSSVMTSTMGRTKRCCSMVITGNGKGLAGFSQITGREFKSTINTAKNRAGLRLMYIERHNEHTVLHDFYGQFGKTKVFVQQKQKGYGLKCHRVIKTCCEAIGIKDLYAKVEGSKNVAYIVKAFFIGLLQQKTYEEMANEKKLHVVEMRKENNYFPTVLASPSIVRTSKEIPRDEILDFKQYVMNGRIPLQKKKPEPFYTKLPSWLFHLRKQERHRDQDQVLIRLRAQYGDVCSFLAEKYPEARASKWRKHDKKKEEESAVEA, from the exons ATGGCAAAATGGATATACCATGCTTCTAAAGCAATTACAAACTATGTAAGAAGTACCAGCGTTGCGAGAGATg ctACCACCATTGGTTTATTGACACCGCAGGTTTTATTATTGCAACATGCAAGGAATACTACCTTTTATATGAGAA GACCAGCTACGCAATTATGGAAATCTGTTACAAGCGTTAGTAATGCTGgtaaaagaagaggaagagggaaAGGTACTATAAAGCCCAGAGATTTAAATCGTGGTCAAAAATTGGGTTGTGGAAAAATACCGTTCATATTTCCTGGATTGAATGCCCCTGTCACGCATGGAGAATTTGCAATTCAACAAAGACGTCTTACGGCGGAAGAACAAAATAATCTTGATACTGCCCCGGTTACTACTGTGTTCAAATCAAAACGAGCCAAAGTTCACCCTTTAAACCGAGGTTGGTCCGGAGGTCAGCCTGGTGGAAAAAAAATCGGACCACCCGATCCTGTTGATGGCG ATGTTTTCCATGGATTCGAGTCTTGGATATTACTTGCCAAAAATTCATCCGTTATGACAAGTACTATGGGTAGAACGAAACGTTGTTGCAGTATGGTTATTACTGGAAATGGAAAAGGCTTGGCTGGATTTTCACAGATAACAGGACGTGAATTTAAATCAACCATAAATACAGCTAAAAACAGGGCAGGACTTAGATTGATGTATATCGAAAGACATAACGAACATACTG TACTCCATGACTTTTATGGACAATTTGGGAAAacgaaagtattcgtacaACAAAAACAGAAGGGTTACGGACTGAAATGTCATCGTGTTATTAAAACATGTTGCGAAGCAATTGGTATCAAAGATTTGTACGCTAAAGTCGAAGGATCTAAAAACGTGGCTTACATCGTAAAAGCTTTCTTCATTGGCTTACTGCAACAG AAAACATACGAAGAAATGGCAAATGAGAAAAAATTGCATGTGGTCGAAAtgaggaaagaaaataattattttcctaCTGTACTTGCTTCGCCATCGATAGTTCGAACCTCTAAAGAAATTCCACGAGAcgaaattttagattttaaacaGTACGTAATGAATGGAAGAATTCCTTTGCAGAAAAAAAAGCCTGAACCATTTTACACGAAATTACCTTCGTGGTTATTTCATTTACGTAAACAAGAACGTCACAGGGATCAGGATCAGGTTCTAATCAGATTAAGAGCTCAATATGGCGACGTGTGTAGTTTTCTCGCTGAAAAATATCCGGAAGCAAGAGCTTCTAAATGGAGAAAACATGACAaaaagaaggaggaggaaAGCGCGGTTGAAGCGTGa
- the LOC139992202 gene encoding G-protein coupled receptor 143: MADPTIQTFCCHHSNSTDMAIVIMQEFNTDLYNTVCMLSSSIGILGAMYQILPRETSSYSHRWQSLSVSRGREIIIWLAIADLLASLGVFIRSAIWMNFKSIMPMQDDTSSVVFCALLSAWIQYFYMATWIWTLCYAIDMKLLLGDRSGHSTCYHAFAWICPAILTIFGLTILYMPDANCHSLTSLSTVTLRILPNYCATYVLLAVVMIVNPVLYFASTRDLQTAVTCSLAQITSRERKLVQAIKLKFALTNFVYYVCWLPNLINGILLWTLWFQLPVKIIITLWYIMAVTNPLQAFFNALVYKRWSKREKFRLECCHNLGKGGKNTLLSESSPLLDPKFDCPPHTSINGSSSF; the protein is encoded by the exons atGGCTGATCCAACGATACAAACATTCTGTTGTCATCATTCTAACAGCACAGATATGGCAATTGTAATAATGCAAGAATTCAATACAGATTTGTACAACACTGTTTGTATGCTTTCTTCTTCTATAGGTATCCTAGGTGCAATGTATCAG ATACTTCCAAGAGAAACCTCTAGTTATTCTCACAGGTGGCAAAGCTTATCTGTATCTAGAGGAAGAGAGATCATCATATGGCTTGCGATTGCAGACCTCTTAGCCTCGTTAG GTGTATTTATTAGATCGGCGATATGGATGAATTTTAAATCCATAATGCCAATGCAAGATGATACATCAAGTGTTGTCTTTTGTGCACTTTTGTCg GCTTGGATACAGTATTTTTATATGGCAACATGGATCTGGACTCTTTGCTATGCCATAGACATGAAACTGTTACTAGGAGACAGATCTGGACATTCTACTTGTTACCATGCCTTTGCATGGATATGTCCAGCAATTTTAACTATATTTGGCTTAACAATCTTATATATGCCAGATGCAAA TTGTCATAGTTTAACATCGTTATCCACTGTTACATTACGTATTCTGCCAAACTATTGTGCTACTTATGTGCTATTAGCAGTGGTCATGATAGTCAATCCTGTGTTATATTTCGCGTCGACGCGAGATCTTCAAACTGCTGTCACTTGTAGTTTGGCACAAATAACAAGCAGAGAAAGGAAATTGGTGCAAGCGATAAAGCTCAAATTTGCATTGactaattttgtttattatgtaTGCTGGTTACCGAATTTAATCAACGGAATTTTATTATGGACTTTATGGTTCCAACTACCGGTTAAAATTATCATTACTCTTTGGTACATAATG GCTGTAACAAATCCCCTTCAAGCTTTCTTCAATGCTCTTGTTTACAAAAGATGGAGTAAGAGGGAAAAGTTTCGATTGGAATGCTGTCATAATTTAGGGAAAGGAGGCAAAAATACGCTATTATCAGAATCATCGCCTTTACTGGATCCCAAATTTGACTGTCCCCCACATACGAGTATTAACGGATCTTCTTCGTTCTGA
- the Pkaap gene encoding A-kinase anchoring protein pkaap isoform X1: protein MTRGQIHVFQLPNVIKGYKHIVHRNLPFFHCFSPVVYRNFPQNFSPILQIYIRQKDRPRSFQTSPTKSTSSGKSFGDVFNSGSSIQTSTDALCSFEEEEEDEILNGETEEICSFNSQLSKTLPQILADKGALGYFIQFMETQNCIALIKFWLEVECLCSSYNVLENTTESIECLNCVKNTNSISNSIDNNENFQCDVAQNTINSHESKKLLFDEYVNSNDVKSNCNDMPKTSQTISKMRQSNHNCRRRNMTTIRQDVLRIHKRYITKDTLGTNQIPEDLKIKMEKVLTCENIEPMLQCLSAVQKIVYQILENEHINDFLRSEFHCKHQIDVLTSGNVQLADILYNETAFFYFMEFMELENKRELLDFWMSVMSYKQNLLEKKDAADPEEAQTDALIIYDKYFSLQATMPLGFSDKIRFQVEQNICREDGEGPQPDCFDKPCRIVYNFLNKYYLPTFLSSQLYYKYLSELISTIQSSPCSNLHPRLKRAGSDCSSEVSSVSINMQNTLQAGNEGNKLNNNKKITGGMNIDTRQLYDPDSLWKRNKYSLSVGYIDSLGRFVTEIDPDPQRKYESRLTRAVKRLVNMEQDKAKEELAWKIAEMIVREITSLTRGASNFSS from the exons ATGACTCGTGGTCAAATACACGTTTTTCAATTACCTAATGTCATAAAGGGCTACAAGCATATAGTCCATCGGAATTTACCATTTTTCCATTGCTTTTCACCTGTAGTGTATAGAAACTTTCCCCAGAATTTTTCCCCAATACTACAGATATACataa GACAAAAAGACAGACCCAGATCTTTCCAAACTTCTCCCACAAAATCAACAAGCTCTGGGAAATCATTCGGGGATGTATTCAATAGTGGCTCTTCGATTCAAACATCAACAGATGCATTGTGCAGCTTtgaggaggaagaggaggatgAAATTCTGAATGGCGAAACGGAAGAAATATGTTCCTTCAACTCTCAGCTTTCTAAGACACTTCCACAGATACTTGCAGACAAAGGTGCTCTAGGCTATTTCATTCAGTTTATGGAAACACAGAATTGTATAGCACTTATTAAGTTTTGGCTGGAAGTGGAATGCCTGTGCAGTTCGTATAATGTATTAGAGAATACGACGGAGAGTATCGAATGCTTAAATTGTGTAAAGAATACAAATAGTATTTCTAATTCGATAGACaacaatgaaaatttccaATGTGATGTGGCACAGAATACTATAAATAGTCATGAAAGTAAGAAACTATTATTCGATGAATATGTAAATAGTAATGATGTGAAATCAAATTGCAACGACATGCCAAAGACTAGTCAAACCATAAGCAAAATGAGACAATCAAATCACAACTgcagaagaagaaatatgACTACCATTAGGCAAGATGTGTTAAGAATTCATAAAAGGTATATTACCAAGGATACTTTGGGTACGAATCAAATCCCCGAAGacctgaaaataaaaatggagaAAGTTCTTACCTGTGAAAACATTGAGCCTATGTTGCAGTGCCTATCAGCTGTTCAAAAGATCGTATATCAGATATTAGAAAATGA ACACATTAATGACTTTTTACGAAGTGAATTTCACTGCAAACATCAGATTGATGTTCTTACAAGTGGCAATGTACAGTTAGCAGATATATTGTACAATGAAACagcattcttttattttatggaGTTTATGGAACTTGAGAATAAACGTGAATTATTAGACTTTTGGATGTCGGTCATGAgctataaacaaaatttattagaaaaaaaggatGCTGCAGATCCCGAGGAAGCACAAACTGATGctctaattatttatgacaA GTATTTTAGCTTACAAGCAACGATGCCACTTGGTTTTAGCGATAAAATTCGTTTCCAAGTCGAACAGAACATTTGTCGCGAAGATGGAGAAGGGCCACAACCCGATTGTTTCGATAAACCTTGtagaattgtatataatttcctGAATAAG TATTATCTACCTACCTTCTTATCATCTCAGTTATATTACAAATACTTATCAGAACTAATCAGTACTATACAAAGCAGTCCATGCTCGAATTTACATCCTAGGCTAAAAAGAGCAG GTTCTGATTGCAGTAGTGAGGTCAGTTCCGTTAGTATCAATATGCAGAATACCCTGCAGGCAGGGAATGAAGGAAATAAATtgaacaataataaaaaaattactggTGGTATGAACATTGATACCAGACAACTTTATGATCCAGATTCCTTATGGAAACGTAACAAATATAg tttGAGCGTCGGTTATATTGATTCGTTAGGCAGATTCGTTACTGAGATAGATCCCGACCCTCAAAGAAAATACG aatctCGATTAACGCGTGCTGTAAAAAGGCTTGTAAATATGGAGCAAGATAAG GCCAAAGAGGAGTTAGCATGGAAGATTGCTGAGATGATCGTTCGTGAGATCACCTCTTTGACTCGAGGAGCTTCGAATTTTTCATCTTGA
- the Pkaap gene encoding A-kinase anchoring protein pkaap isoform X2, which translates to MFQFFKKPGQKDRPRSFQTSPTKSTSSGKSFGDVFNSGSSIQTSTDALCSFEEEEEDEILNGETEEICSFNSQLSKTLPQILADKGALGYFIQFMETQNCIALIKFWLEVECLCSSYNVLENTTESIECLNCVKNTNSISNSIDNNENFQCDVAQNTINSHESKKLLFDEYVNSNDVKSNCNDMPKTSQTISKMRQSNHNCRRRNMTTIRQDVLRIHKRYITKDTLGTNQIPEDLKIKMEKVLTCENIEPMLQCLSAVQKIVYQILENEHINDFLRSEFHCKHQIDVLTSGNVQLADILYNETAFFYFMEFMELENKRELLDFWMSVMSYKQNLLEKKDAADPEEAQTDALIIYDKYFSLQATMPLGFSDKIRFQVEQNICREDGEGPQPDCFDKPCRIVYNFLNKYYLPTFLSSQLYYKYLSELISTIQSSPCSNLHPRLKRAGSDCSSEVSSVSINMQNTLQAGNEGNKLNNNKKITGGMNIDTRQLYDPDSLWKRNKYSLSVGYIDSLGRFVTEIDPDPQRKYESRLTRAVKRLVNMEQDKAKEELAWKIAEMIVREITSLTRGASNFSS; encoded by the exons ATGTTCCAGTTTTTTAAAAAACctg GACAAAAAGACAGACCCAGATCTTTCCAAACTTCTCCCACAAAATCAACAAGCTCTGGGAAATCATTCGGGGATGTATTCAATAGTGGCTCTTCGATTCAAACATCAACAGATGCATTGTGCAGCTTtgaggaggaagaggaggatgAAATTCTGAATGGCGAAACGGAAGAAATATGTTCCTTCAACTCTCAGCTTTCTAAGACACTTCCACAGATACTTGCAGACAAAGGTGCTCTAGGCTATTTCATTCAGTTTATGGAAACACAGAATTGTATAGCACTTATTAAGTTTTGGCTGGAAGTGGAATGCCTGTGCAGTTCGTATAATGTATTAGAGAATACGACGGAGAGTATCGAATGCTTAAATTGTGTAAAGAATACAAATAGTATTTCTAATTCGATAGACaacaatgaaaatttccaATGTGATGTGGCACAGAATACTATAAATAGTCATGAAAGTAAGAAACTATTATTCGATGAATATGTAAATAGTAATGATGTGAAATCAAATTGCAACGACATGCCAAAGACTAGTCAAACCATAAGCAAAATGAGACAATCAAATCACAACTgcagaagaagaaatatgACTACCATTAGGCAAGATGTGTTAAGAATTCATAAAAGGTATATTACCAAGGATACTTTGGGTACGAATCAAATCCCCGAAGacctgaaaataaaaatggagaAAGTTCTTACCTGTGAAAACATTGAGCCTATGTTGCAGTGCCTATCAGCTGTTCAAAAGATCGTATATCAGATATTAGAAAATGA ACACATTAATGACTTTTTACGAAGTGAATTTCACTGCAAACATCAGATTGATGTTCTTACAAGTGGCAATGTACAGTTAGCAGATATATTGTACAATGAAACagcattcttttattttatggaGTTTATGGAACTTGAGAATAAACGTGAATTATTAGACTTTTGGATGTCGGTCATGAgctataaacaaaatttattagaaaaaaaggatGCTGCAGATCCCGAGGAAGCACAAACTGATGctctaattatttatgacaA GTATTTTAGCTTACAAGCAACGATGCCACTTGGTTTTAGCGATAAAATTCGTTTCCAAGTCGAACAGAACATTTGTCGCGAAGATGGAGAAGGGCCACAACCCGATTGTTTCGATAAACCTTGtagaattgtatataatttcctGAATAAG TATTATCTACCTACCTTCTTATCATCTCAGTTATATTACAAATACTTATCAGAACTAATCAGTACTATACAAAGCAGTCCATGCTCGAATTTACATCCTAGGCTAAAAAGAGCAG GTTCTGATTGCAGTAGTGAGGTCAGTTCCGTTAGTATCAATATGCAGAATACCCTGCAGGCAGGGAATGAAGGAAATAAATtgaacaataataaaaaaattactggTGGTATGAACATTGATACCAGACAACTTTATGATCCAGATTCCTTATGGAAACGTAACAAATATAg tttGAGCGTCGGTTATATTGATTCGTTAGGCAGATTCGTTACTGAGATAGATCCCGACCCTCAAAGAAAATACG aatctCGATTAACGCGTGCTGTAAAAAGGCTTGTAAATATGGAGCAAGATAAG GCCAAAGAGGAGTTAGCATGGAAGATTGCTGAGATGATCGTTCGTGAGATCACCTCTTTGACTCGAGGAGCTTCGAATTTTTCATCTTGA